A single genomic interval of Cucumis sativus cultivar 9930 chromosome 7, Cucumber_9930_V3, whole genome shotgun sequence harbors:
- the LOC101215882 gene encoding epidermal growth factor receptor substrate 15-like 1, with protein MASAQNPAPNVDLFDAYFRRADLDRDGRISGAEAVSFFQGSGLPKQVLAQIWALSDPRQIGFLGRAEFYNALRLVTVAQSKRELTPDIVKAALFSPAAAKIPAPQINFNAQPASQFNSTAAVPSPQSGIVAQTPSPGSGANAPPVSSRESQSVRPSLAAPNSAFRPAQGFPGVGAVSGPPPTNSNISNDWVSERASGVQGTPSQPPNRGLSPAGTQVGFGQSSAGLTASLPPRPQSAPGVTPATPSPLESKVQGITGNGTASGSYFGRDAFGATPISSKQDVPAGNKTSTSVAVPVSPVTQPIVRASSLDSLQSSFMKPPLANQAQRNQAFGKSNQQTVPQSGSSAFLAGSQNSVSGQSQRPWPRMTQTDVQKYTKVFVEVDKDRDGKITGQEARNLFLSWRLPREVLKQVWDLSDQDNDSMLSVREFCIALYLLERHREGHVLPAMLPSNIMFDFSSNGHPVTPAASNYSNAGWRPPTAGFQQHQGVPGSGNVQGAPTVGVRPPIPATASPVEGEQQTSQPKSKVPVLEKNLISQLSTEEQNSLNSKFQEAADAEKKVEELEKEILESRQKIEYYRTKMQELVLYKSRCDNRLNEISERVSSDKREVESLAKKYEEKYKQSGDVASRLTVEEATFRDIQEKKMELYQAIVKMEQDGSADGVLQARADRIQSDIEELVKSLNERCKSYGLRAKPITLSELPFGWQPGLQVGAADWDEDWDKFEDEGFSVVKELTLDVQNVIAPPKQKSKSVQKGKVDSQNVTPAADDDTKDGDSGPNADTKRDKPPSMDETAVENGSAHDNKSEDGSVKSAPNSPFTAKSAPNSPFAPKSSPGSPFAPKSAPGSPFAPKSAPGSPFASSIIGSPKEYMDSHFGKTAGFDSSPRDKDTLSDHGGAGSVFSGDKSYDEPAWGPFDANDDIDSVWGFNAGGSTKTDNDVNRDNYFFDSGDLGLNPIRTDPFQAKRSTFAFDESVPSTPLFNSGNSPHNYHEGSEAGFDSFSRFDTSSVHDSGFFPPRDTFSRFDSMRSSRDFDQGSGFSSFGQFDTTHNSRDFDQGGPSSLTRFDSMRSTKDFDQGFPSLSRFDSMQSSKDFDQGFPSFSRFDSMRSSKDFDQGHGFPSFDDPDPFGSTAPFRASLDNQTPKKGSDNWSAF; from the exons ATGGCATCGGCGCAGAACCCAGCGCCGAACGTGGATCTCTTCGATGCATACTTTCGACGTGCCGATTTGGACCGCGATGGTCGAATTAGTGGCGCTGAAGCCGTTTCCTTCTTTCAAGGCTCTGGATTGCCTAAACAGGTTCTTGCTCAG ATTTGGGCGCTTTCGGACCCTAGACAGATTGGGTTCCTTGGTCGGGCGGAGTTTTATAATGCCCTTAGACTGGTTACTGTAGCACAGAGTAAGAGGGAATTAACTCCTGATATTGTGAAAGCAGCATTGTTTAGCCCAGCTGCAGCTAAAATACCAGCACcacaaataaatttcaatgcCCAGCCTGCATCTCAGTTCAATTCTACTGCAGCAGTACCTTCACCTCAGAGTGGCATTGTTGCTCAAACACCGTCCCCAGGTTCAGGGGCGAATGCTCCACCAGTTTCTTCTAGGGAGAGTCAATCTGTAAGGCCTTCGTTGGCAGCTCCAAATTCTGCTTTCCGTCCAGCACAGGGATTTCCAGGAGTAGGTGCTGTTTCGGGGCCGCCTCCAACTAATTCAAACATCTCAAATGACTGGGTTAGTGAACGTGCCAGTGGAGTTCAAGGGACACCCTCACAACCTCCGAATAGAGGACTCAGTCCCGCTGGAACACAGGTTGGATTTGGGCAATCAAGTGCAGGACTAACAGCTTCTCTACCCCCAAGGCCTCAGTCTGCTCCTGGAGTAACGCCAGCTACACCATCACCTTTGGAAAGTAAAGTGCAAGGTATTACTGGAAATGGGACTGCTTCTGGATCTTATTTTGGACGAGACGCCTTTGGTGCAACCCCAATTTCCTCAAAACAAGATGTCCCTGCTGGCAATAAAACTTCCACATCAGTTGCTGTTCCCGTATCTCCTGTCACACAACCAATAGTTAGAGCAAGTTCCCTTGATTCTTTGCAGAGTTCATTTATGAAACCACCTCTTGCTAATCAGGCCCAACGGAACCAGGCATTTGGGAAGTCCAATCAACAGACCGTACCGCAATCTGGTTCCTCTGCATTTTTGGCAGGATCTCAGAACTCTGTTTCTGGACAGTCTCAGCGTCCCTGGCCTAGAATGACACAGACTGATGTGCAGAAGTATACTAAAGTTTTTGTTGAAGTAGATAAGGACAGAGATGGAAAAATTACCGGTCAAGAAGCACGGAACTTGTTCTTGAGTTGGAGACTACCCAGAG AGGTTTTAAAGCAAGTGTGGGACTTATCCGATCAAGATAATGATAGCATGCTTTCTGTCAGGGAGTTCTGTATCGCACTCTATTTGTTGGAGCGGCATAGGGAAGGGCATGTTCTTCCTGCCATGCTTCCTAGCAACATCATGTTTGATTTTTCCAGCAATGGTCATCCTGTGACTCCAGCTGCATCTAACTATAGCAATGCAGGATGGAGACCACCCACAGCTG GTTTCCAACAGCACCAAGGGGTTCCTGGGTCTGGTAATGTGCAGGGAGCTCCTACTGTTGGAGTACGCCCACCTATACCTGCTACAGCCTCCCCAGTTGAGGGTGAGCAACAAACCAGTCAACCTAAATCGAAGGTTCCCGTGCTGGAGAAAAATCTTATCAGTCAGCTTAGTACAGAGGAGCAGAACTCCCTGAACTCAAAGTTTCAAGAAGCAGCAGATGCTGAGAAAAAG GTTGAAGAAttggagaaagaaattttggagTCTAGACAGAAAATTGAGTATTATCGTACTAAAATGCAGGAACTT GTTTTGTATAAGAGCAGATGTGACAATAGGCTGAATGAAATATCTGAAAGAGTGTCTTCAGATAAACGTGAG GTAGAATCCCTTGCTAAGAAATATGAAGAGAAATACAAACAATCTGGTGATGTAGCCTCCAGATTAACCGTTGAAGAAGCTACATTCCGTGATATACAG GAAAAGAAGATGGAACTGTATCAGGCGATTGTAAAGATGGAACAAGATGGTAGCGCAGATGGTGTTCTTCAG GCACGTGCAGATCGTATTCAGTCAGATATTGAAGAGTTAGTGAAATCTCTCAATGAACGCTGTAAGAGTTACGGTTTACGTGCAAAACCAATAACTCTGTCTGAACTTCCTTTcg gTTGGCAGCCTGGCCTCCAAGTGGGAGCTGCTGACTGGGATGAAGATTGGGATAAATTTGAAGACGAAG GCTTCTCTGTTGTCAAGGAGCTCACTCTTGATGTGCAAAATGTCATTGCCCCTCCTAAGCAGAAATCTAAGTCTgttcaaaaaggaaaagttgaCAGCCAAAACGTTACACCGGCAGCTGATGATGACACCAAGGATGGAGATTCTGGACCAAATGCTGATACCAAAAGAGATAAGCCTCCTAGTATGGACGAAACAGCTGTTGAAAATGGTTCTGCACACGATAATAAAAGTGAAGATGGGTCAGTCAAAAGTGCTCCTAACAGCCCCTTTACAGCCAAAAGTGCTCCAAACAGCCCCTTTGCACCCAAAAGTTCTCCTGGCAGCCCCTTTGCACCCAAAAGTGCTCCTGGCAGCCCCTTTGCACCCAAAAGTGCTCCTGGCAGCCCCTTTGCAAGTAGTATTATTGGAAGTCCCAAGGAATATATGGATTCCCATTTTGGAAAGACTGCTGGCTTTGATTCTTCACCCCGTGATAAGGACACTTTAAG TGATCATGGAGGTGCGGGATCTGTGTTTTCTGGTGACAAGAGCTATGACGAACCAGCATGGGGACCATTTGATGCAAACGATGATATTGACTCTGTTTGGGGCTTTAACGCAGGAGGTTCCACCAAG ACTGACAATGATGTAAACCGGGACAACTACTTTTTCGATTCTGGGGATTTGGGCTTGAATCCTATCAGAACGGATCCATTCCAGGCTAAGAGAAGCACTTTTGCTTTTGACGAGTCAGTTCCCAGCACCCCACTCTTCAACTCGGGCAATTCGCCGCATAATTACCACGAGGGATCAGAAGCAGGCTTTGACAGTTTCTCAAGGTTTGATACTTCCAGTGTGCACGACAGTGGTTTTTTCCCACCACGTGACACATTTTCACGCTTCGATTCAATGCGGAGCAGTAGAGATTTTGACCAGGGTTCTGGATTCTCATCATTTGGTCAATTCGATACAACGCACAACAGTAGAGACTTCGACCAGGGTGGACCCTCATCACTGACGCGTTTTGATTCAATGCGTAGCACTAAGGACTTCGACCAGGGATTCCCTTCATTGTCACGATTTGATTCGATGCAAAGCAGCAAGGACTTCGACCAGGGATTCCCTTCATTTTCAAGATTCGATTCAATGCGCAGCAGCAAAGACTTCGATCAGGGTCATGGATTCCCATCATTTGACGATCCAGATCCTTTTGGATCAACAGCGCCATTTAGGGCGTCCCTTGATAATCAAACTCCAAAGAAAGGATCAGACAATTGGAGTGCGTTTTAG
- the LOC101209983 gene encoding amino acid transporter AVT3B — MKIPILSLSKSSIKSSSSNSANNSSLLHSQTQTPYQHLRSLFLSLELMGNERTAAVYSSAHTRKPPSPGENTPLLGGGRPRSSQAKTFANVFISIVGAGVLGLPYAFKRTGWVMSLMMLFCIAAVTYYCMMLLVYTRRKLVADGSSEINSFGDLGFTICGSSGRMIVDILIILAQTGFCVGYLVFIGNTMSTLFNSSSKALGSDFLGASPKILYIIGCLPFQLGLNSIKSLTHLAPLSIFADVVDLGAMGVVIVEDVSVFLKNRPPVEAFGGLSVFFYGMGVAAYAFEGIAMILPLESEMKDRDQFGKILGSSMAFIAALYGGFGVLGYFAFGQETSDVITSNMGPGLLSAIVKLGLCINLFFTMPLMMNPAYEIIERRFSRGRYCVWLRWLLVVLATLVAMWVPNFTDFLSLVGSGLCCSLGFVLPAFFHLLVFKEEMGWKGWCVDLFIVVSGIVLGVAGTVSAVEQMYFAKETSSISAYKWK, encoded by the coding sequence atgaaaattcCAATCTTAAGTCTCTCAAAATCATCCATTaaatcatcatcttcaaactCCGCCAATAATTCTTCTCTCCTTCATTCCCAAACACAAACACCATACCAACACCTGAGAAGCCTCTTCCTTTCGCTGGAATTAATGGGGAACGAAAGGACTGCAGCCGTCTACTCCTCTGCTCACACCCGGAAGCCTCCTTCACCGGGAGAAAACACCCCCCTCCTCGGTGGCGGACGGCCTCGGTCCTCTCAAGCAAAGACCTTCGCCAACGTCTTCATCTCAATCGTCGGCGCCGGTGTTCTCGGCCTTCCTTATGCCTTCAAGCGCACCGGATGGGTTATGAGTCTCATGATGCTCTTCTGCATCGCCGCCGTCACTTATTACTGCATGATGCTTCTCGTCTACACTCGTCGGAAGCTCGTCGCCGACGGTTCCTCCGAGATCAATTCTTTTGGTGATTTGGGATTTACAATCTGTGGCTCATCTGGCCGGATGATCGTTgatattctaattattttagcTCAAACCGGCTTCTGCGTTGGGTATTTAGTCTTCATCGGCAATACGATGAGCACTTTGTTCAACTCATCCTCCAAGGCTTTAGGCTCTGATTTTCTGGGAGCTTCCCCTAAAATCTTATACATAATTGGCTGTTTACCCTTCCAATTGGGTCTGAATTCGATCAAATCCCTTACTCATTTGGCTCCATTGAGTATTTTTGCAGATGTAGTTGATCTAGGGGCTATGGGAGTGGTGATTGTTGAAGATGTTTCTGTTTTCTTAAAGAATCGGCCTCCAGTGGAAGCTTTTGGAGGATTATCAGTTTTCTTCTATGGCATGGGAGTAGCTGCTTACGCCTTTGAAGGAATCGCCATGATTCTCCCTCTAGAATCAGAGATGAAAGACAGAGATCAATTTGGTAAGATCTTAGGTTCTTCAATGGCGTTTATTGCTGCTCTATATGGTGGATTTGGGGTTCTGGGTTACTTTGCTTTTGGACAAGAAACAAGTGATGTGATAACTTCAAACATGGGTCCTGGATTATTAAGCGCCATTGTTAAACTAGGTCTCTGTATAAACTTATTCTTCACTATGCCATTGATGATGAATCCAGCTTATGAGATTATAGAGAGAAGATTCTCAAGAGGAAGATACTGTGTTTGGCTGAGATGGTTACTTGTTGTATTAGCAACTTTAGTGGCTATGTGGGTTCCTAATTTTACAGATTTCTTGTCATTGGTTGGAAGTGGATTGTGCTGTTCATTAGGTTTTGTTCTTCCTGCTTTCTTCCATCTACTGGTTTTCAAAGAAGAAATGGGATGGAAAGGATGGTGTGTAGATTTGTTCATTGTTGTTTCTGGGATTGTTCTTGGAGTTGCTGGAACTGTTAGTGCTGTTGAACAGATGTATTTTGCTAAAGAAACTTCTTCAATTTCAGCTTACAAATGGAAGTAG